A genome region from Alteripontixanthobacter maritimus includes the following:
- the lpdA gene encoding dihydrolipoyl dehydrogenase yields MRSPIRRRQPVPDTSYDYDVLFIGSGPGGYVAAIRAAQLGLKTACAESRETLGGTCLNVGCIPSKALLHGSELFEEAHGHMALWGVKTPKVELDLGVMMAEKTKAVGDLTGGIEFLFKKNKVDWKKGHATFTGPNTVEIAGETVTAKDIVIATGSSVTPLPGVEVDNEKLRIVDSTGALNLSEVPEHLVVIGGGVIGLELGSVWRRLGAKVTVVEYLDQLLPGMDADVRKEAGKIFKKQGMVLRMKTKVTGATVKGKKVTLTVEPAAGGDTETIEASHVLVAIGRRPNTAKLGLESIALETNDRGQVEVDHDFRTKVDGVWAIGDVAPGPMLAHKAEDEGIAVAENIAGQTGIVNHAIIPGVVYTMPEFAGVGLTEAEAKDAGHTIKSGKFPMMANSRAKTNRDTDGFVKVIADAETDRVLGVHIVASLAGTMIAQAAQAMEFGATSEDIAYTCHAHPTHSEALKEAAMAVQGKPIHI; encoded by the coding sequence ATGCGGTCGCCGATACGACGGAGACAACCGGTGCCTGATACATCTTACGATTACGACGTTTTATTTATCGGCTCCGGACCCGGCGGTTATGTCGCGGCCATCCGTGCGGCGCAGCTCGGGCTGAAAACGGCGTGCGCGGAAAGCCGCGAGACGCTGGGCGGCACCTGTCTCAATGTCGGTTGCATTCCGTCAAAGGCACTACTCCATGGATCGGAGCTTTTCGAAGAGGCGCATGGTCATATGGCTTTGTGGGGTGTGAAAACGCCCAAGGTCGAACTCGATCTGGGCGTTATGATGGCCGAGAAAACCAAGGCTGTCGGCGACCTGACGGGTGGTATCGAATTCCTGTTCAAGAAAAACAAGGTCGACTGGAAAAAAGGCCACGCCACCTTCACCGGCCCGAACACGGTCGAAATTGCAGGCGAAACGGTTACGGCGAAGGACATCGTGATTGCCACCGGGTCGAGCGTCACTCCCCTCCCCGGCGTAGAAGTCGATAACGAAAAACTGCGCATCGTCGATAGCACGGGCGCGTTGAACTTGTCGGAAGTGCCGGAGCATCTGGTGGTGATCGGCGGCGGCGTGATCGGGCTGGAACTGGGCAGCGTGTGGCGCAGACTTGGCGCCAAGGTGACCGTAGTCGAATATCTCGACCAGCTGCTGCCGGGCATGGATGCAGATGTGCGCAAGGAAGCGGGCAAGATCTTCAAGAAGCAGGGCATGGTCCTGCGCATGAAGACCAAGGTCACCGGCGCTACGGTCAAGGGCAAGAAGGTTACTCTGACCGTCGAACCAGCAGCTGGCGGCGATACCGAAACGATCGAGGCGAGCCATGTGCTGGTCGCGATCGGCCGGCGTCCGAACACGGCTAAGCTCGGTTTGGAATCAATCGCGCTGGAAACCAACGATCGCGGGCAAGTGGAAGTCGATCACGATTTCCGTACCAAGGTGGACGGCGTGTGGGCCATTGGCGACGTCGCGCCCGGCCCGATGCTGGCGCACAAAGCCGAAGATGAAGGCATTGCGGTAGCAGAGAACATCGCCGGCCAGACCGGTATCGTGAACCATGCGATCATCCCCGGCGTCGTTTACACGATGCCCGAATTTGCAGGTGTCGGCCTGACCGAAGCGGAGGCCAAGGATGCCGGACATACTATCAAGAGCGGCAAGTTCCCGATGATGGCCAACAGCCGTGCCAAGACCAATCGCGACACCGACGGCTTCGTTAAAGTCATCGCGGATGCCGAAACGGACCGCGTCCTGGGCGTCCATATCGTCGCTTCGCTCGCCGGTACGATGATTGCCCAGGCTGCGCAGGCCATGGAATTCGGCGCCACGAGCGAAGACATCGCCTATACCTGCCACGCGCACCCCACGCATTCTGAAGCCTTGAAAGAGGCAGCGATGGCAGTGCAAGGCAAACCGATCCATATCTGA
- a CDS encoding PepSY domain-containing protein, protein MAGKPIMLRFAKWHIWLGWLVGLPILMWTITGLVMVAKPIEEVRGNHLRIADTGEQLLPPGNPAPVLNEIDVPRSVTEIRTVMQRGEPVTFVTRDDSRVTRHEAATGALLDPLNEVQARKIVAQTIKGGTAIQSMKLYEADEVPFDFRRPVPVWQAKLADGTHVYIGRDTAQVEAVRTRWWRIFDTMWGLHIMDLNERENTSHPILIISALLAVIGALLGCILMFRRRKAGPLGRTANPRS, encoded by the coding sequence ATGGCTGGAAAACCCATAATGCTCCGCTTCGCCAAATGGCATATTTGGCTGGGCTGGCTTGTCGGGCTGCCGATCCTGATGTGGACTATTACCGGACTGGTAATGGTGGCCAAGCCCATCGAAGAGGTACGCGGCAACCATCTGCGTATCGCTGATACCGGCGAACAACTCCTTCCGCCTGGTAATCCCGCACCTGTATTGAACGAGATCGACGTACCCCGCAGCGTGACGGAAATCCGTACGGTCATGCAACGCGGCGAGCCTGTGACCTTTGTTACACGGGACGATAGCCGTGTAACGCGCCATGAAGCCGCGACCGGCGCGTTGCTCGACCCGCTGAACGAAGTGCAGGCCCGCAAGATCGTGGCGCAGACGATCAAAGGCGGCACCGCCATCCAATCGATGAAACTCTACGAGGCGGACGAAGTACCCTTCGATTTTCGCCGACCGGTTCCTGTGTGGCAGGCGAAACTGGCCGATGGCACCCATGTGTATATCGGGCGGGATACCGCCCAGGTAGAAGCGGTACGCACGCGCTGGTGGCGTATTTTCGACACCATGTGGGGGCTTCACATTATGGATTTGAACGAGCGCGAGAATACTTCGCATCCCATTCTCATCATTTCTGCCCTACTCGCTGTTATTGGCGCGCTTTTGGGGTGCATTCTGATGTTCCGGCGGCGGAAGGCCGGGCCGCTCGGCAGAACGGCGAATCCTCGTTCATGA
- a CDS encoding trimeric intracellular cation channel family protein, with the protein MNPIVLTPLLDALDLIGVAVFALSGALLAAKMRQTFVTMAFFAMVTGTGGGTIRDVLIGAPVFWIVDPWVATICLAVAVLAWFTPSRWWDGKLLDYSDGAGLAAYAVLGTAKALSYDLSPIPAVLMGVATGCAGGIIRDVVAGRPSIIVRPELYVTAAAFSATLTVAGDALALPRVPVWIGAATAGFILRAAAIRFSLALPAYRKDAQPSDGPE; encoded by the coding sequence ATGAATCCGATAGTCCTGACCCCGCTGCTGGACGCGCTGGACCTGATTGGCGTGGCGGTGTTTGCTCTGTCAGGCGCGCTGCTGGCGGCGAAGATGCGCCAGACCTTTGTCACGATGGCATTCTTCGCGATGGTGACTGGCACCGGCGGTGGCACGATCCGCGACGTGTTGATCGGCGCGCCGGTGTTCTGGATCGTGGACCCTTGGGTAGCCACGATCTGTCTTGCCGTGGCAGTGCTGGCGTGGTTCACCCCATCGCGGTGGTGGGACGGAAAACTGCTCGACTACTCGGACGGTGCTGGGCTCGCCGCCTACGCTGTGCTCGGCACCGCCAAGGCCCTCAGCTATGACCTTTCGCCGATCCCTGCTGTGCTGATGGGCGTCGCAACCGGTTGTGCGGGCGGCATCATTCGCGATGTCGTGGCGGGTCGCCCTTCCATCATCGTACGGCCAGAGCTTTACGTAACGGCAGCCGCCTTTTCAGCCACGCTGACTGTGGCGGGCGACGCTCTGGCACTACCCCGCGTGCCGGTCTGGATCGGTGCGGCGACGGCCGGCTTCATTCTGCGAGCCGCCGCGATCCGGTTCTCCCTTGCCCTGCCAGCCTATCGAAAGGACGCGCAGCCGTCTGACGGGCCGGAGTGA